One uncultured Caproiciproducens sp. DNA segment encodes these proteins:
- a CDS encoding PcfB family protein produces the protein MQEEVTQKTIALAVSSTKMTGRVLLAVINHYLRQVKSKSVPKSYRGRQTLKQLSKQNAGLSNIEITDSNIKSFERVAKQYHVDYALKKDISEVPPRYIVFFKGRDVDAIQQAFKEYATVQMKQKAKPSIRQELAKLKDIIRLKPKQRAKEKIKERGVEL, from the coding sequence TTGCAGGAAGAAGTGACACAAAAAACAATCGCACTTGCAGTCAGCAGTACCAAAATGACAGGCCGTGTCCTGCTGGCTGTCATTAACCATTATCTAAGACAGGTAAAAAGTAAGTCTGTTCCCAAAAGTTATCGGGGCAGGCAGACATTGAAGCAGCTTTCCAAGCAGAATGCGGGGCTTTCCAATATTGAAATCACGGACAGCAACATCAAATCATTTGAGCGTGTGGCAAAGCAATATCATGTGGATTATGCCTTAAAAAAAGATATATCCGAAGTACCGCCACGCTACATTGTCTTTTTCAAAGGGCGGGATGTGGATGCCATTCAGCAGGCGTTCAAGGAATATGCCACCGTACAGATGAAGCAAAAGGCAAAACCCTCTATCCGTCAGGAGCTTGCAAAACTAAAAGACATTATCCGGCTGAAACCAAAACAGCGGGCAAAGGAGAAAATCAAGGAACGGGGTGTGGAGCTATGA
- a CDS encoding type IV secretory system conjugative DNA transfer family protein, producing the protein MNPYVKRLVLLNLPYLLVFYLADKLGWLYRMTAGTDILAKITAAFLEFGTLFTPPWPSFHPQDLLVGLIGAALMKVVIYTKSKNAKKYRHGVEYGSARWGTSEDIKPYVDPAFENNVILTQTERLTMNSRPKHPKYARNKNVLVIGGSGSGKTRFFVKPNLMQMHSSYVVTDPKGTILIECGKLLQKNHYRIKALNLINFSKSMRYNPLTYIRSEKDILKLVNALIVNTKGEGEKASEDFWIKAERLYYAALIGYIWYEAPEEEKNFITLLDMINASEAKEDDEDYKSPVDLLFERLEEKEPEHFAVKQYKKYKLAAGKTAKSILISCGARLAPFDIKELRDLMAYDEMELDTLGDSKAALFIIISDTDSTFNFVATLMYTQLFNLLCDKADDVYGGRLPVHVRCLCDEVANIGQIPQLEKLIATIRSREISACLILQAQSQLKAIYKDNADTIIGNCDTTLFLGGKEKSTLKEISEVLGKETIDLYNTSETRSNQKSFGLNYQKLGKELMSQDELAVMDGGKCILQLRGVRPFFSDKYDITKHPKYRQLADYDKKNAFDIEKYRKQKPPIVAVNEPFDYYELDLAETETNNPITT; encoded by the coding sequence ATGAACCCATATGTAAAAAGATTGGTGTTGTTAAATCTCCCGTATCTGTTGGTGTTCTACCTTGCAGATAAGCTGGGCTGGCTGTATCGTATGACGGCAGGTACGGATATTCTTGCTAAAATAACTGCCGCTTTCCTTGAGTTTGGAACGCTGTTCACTCCACCGTGGCCCAGTTTCCACCCGCAGGACTTACTTGTAGGACTTATCGGTGCTGCCCTTATGAAAGTGGTCATCTACACCAAAAGCAAGAATGCGAAGAAATACCGACACGGTGTGGAGTATGGTTCTGCTAGGTGGGGAACGTCTGAGGACATAAAGCCCTATGTTGATCCAGCATTTGAAAACAATGTCATTCTCACGCAGACGGAACGCCTTACCATGAATAGCCGCCCGAAACATCCAAAGTATGCAAGAAATAAAAATGTGTTGGTCATTGGCGGCAGCGGTTCGGGCAAGACACGATTTTTTGTGAAGCCCAACCTTATGCAAATGCACTCGTCCTATGTGGTCACCGATCCCAAAGGCACGATTTTAATCGAGTGCGGCAAGCTGCTTCAAAAGAACCATTACCGTATCAAGGCATTAAATCTTATCAATTTTTCAAAATCCATGAGGTATAATCCGCTGACCTATATCCGAAGTGAAAAAGATATTTTGAAACTGGTAAACGCTCTTATTGTCAATACCAAAGGCGAGGGCGAAAAAGCGAGTGAGGATTTTTGGATAAAGGCAGAACGGCTTTATTATGCCGCGCTGATCGGCTACATCTGGTATGAAGCCCCGGAGGAAGAAAAAAACTTCATTACCCTGCTTGACATGATTAACGCTTCCGAAGCAAAGGAGGACGACGAGGACTATAAAAGTCCCGTTGACCTCCTTTTTGAACGTCTGGAGGAAAAGGAGCCGGAGCATTTTGCTGTGAAGCAGTACAAAAAATACAAACTGGCTGCGGGCAAAACCGCAAAGTCCATTCTCATTTCCTGCGGTGCACGTCTTGCCCCTTTTGATATTAAGGAGCTGCGGGACTTGATGGCCTATGACGAAATGGAGTTGGATACGCTGGGCGACAGCAAAGCCGCCCTTTTCATTATCATATCCGATACGGATAGCACCTTTAACTTTGTAGCGACTCTTATGTACACCCAATTATTCAATCTGCTTTGCGACAAGGCAGATGATGTGTACGGCGGCAGGCTTCCTGTTCATGTGCGGTGCCTGTGCGACGAGGTGGCGAATATCGGTCAGATACCCCAGCTTGAAAAACTGATTGCCACAATCCGAAGCCGTGAAATATCGGCCTGCCTGATTTTGCAGGCACAGAGCCAGCTAAAGGCAATCTACAAGGATAACGCAGACACCATTATTGGAAACTGCGACACTACGCTTTTCTTGGGTGGTAAAGAAAAATCCACCCTGAAAGAAATATCGGAGGTCTTGGGAAAGGAGACGATTGATTTATACAACACTTCCGAAACCAGAAGTAATCAGAAGTCCTTTGGACTGAACTATCAGAAACTTGGAAAGGAGTTGATGTCACAAGACGAGCTGGCCGTTATGGATGGCGGTAAATGTATTTTGCAGTTGCGCGGTGTCCGTCCGTTCTTTTCGGATAAGTACGACATTACGAAGCACCCGAAGTACAGGCAGCTTGCAGATTATGATAAGAAAAATGCGTTTGATATTGAAAAATACCGAAAGCAGAAACCGCCCATCGTAGCAGTAAATGAACCATTTGACTACTACGAACTGGATTTAGCGGAAACCGAAACCAACAACCCTATCACTACTTAA
- a CDS encoding DUF6017 domain-containing protein — protein sequence MAVFRVEKTGDYTVMSNHHLKNRKLSLRAKGLLSLMLSLPEDWDYTLKGLACINREGVDAIRMAIKELEAEGYIVRSRVRNEKGQLADTEYVIHEKPISVLPTLEKPMLDNPMQVKPTLEKPTLENPMQLNTKKLNTDLSSIKASNPIQSNPNDMEPAADRNGMEQRSMYREIILENIEYEHFIQNNRFDIDKLNEVVDLMVDTVCTSRKIIRIAGDDYPAEVVKSKFLKLDSGHIDYVFECMKNNTTYVRNIKKYMLAVLFNAPSTIDSYYSALVNHDMYGGGTNR from the coding sequence ATGGCAGTATTCCGTGTGGAAAAGACCGGGGATTATACAGTCATGTCGAATCATCATCTGAAAAACCGCAAGTTGTCCTTACGAGCCAAAGGACTGTTATCCCTTATGCTCTCACTCCCGGAGGACTGGGACTATACTCTTAAAGGATTAGCCTGTATTAACCGTGAGGGCGTGGACGCTATCCGCATGGCAATCAAGGAATTGGAAGCCGAGGGCTACATTGTCCGAAGCCGTGTCAGGAACGAAAAAGGACAGCTTGCGGATACCGAGTATGTCATTCACGAGAAGCCTATATCGGTTTTGCCTACATTGGAAAAACCTATGTTGGATAATCCAATGCAGGTAAAACCAACATTGGAGAAACCTACGTTGGAAAATCCAATGCAATTAAATACTAAGAAATTAAATACTGATTTATCAAGTATAAAGGCATCAAATCCTATCCAATCAAATCCAAATGACATGGAGCCTGCGGCGGATAGGAATGGAATGGAACAGAGATCCATGTATCGTGAAATCATTTTAGAGAATATCGAATATGAGCACTTTATTCAGAACAACCGGTTTGACATTGATAAGCTGAATGAGGTTGTTGACCTTATGGTGGATACGGTTTGTACTTCCAGAAAGATAATCCGTATTGCCGGGGATGATTACCCCGCCGAAGTAGTCAAATCCAAATTCCTGAAACTGGACAGTGGGCACATTGATTATGTGTTTGAGTGCATGAAGAACAATACCACCTATGTTCGTAACATCAAAAAATATATGCTGGCGGTTCTGTTCAACGCCCCATCCACCATTGACAGCTACTATTCGGCTTTGGTTAATCACGATATGTACGGAGGTGGTACAAATCGCTAA
- a CDS encoding Maff2 family protein, translating to MAFFTQAITVLQTLVVALGAGLAVWGVINLMEGYGNDNPGAKSQGMKQLMAGGGVVLIGTTLIPLLSGLF from the coding sequence ATGGCATTTTTCACACAGGCAATCACCGTATTACAGACACTTGTTGTCGCACTTGGAGCAGGTCTTGCGGTCTGGGGTGTTATCAACCTCATGGAGGGCTATGGTAACGATAACCCCGGTGCAAAATCACAGGGGATGAAACAGCTCATGGCCGGCGGTGGCGTGGTGCTGATTGGTACAACCCTTATCCCCCTGCTCTCAGGCTTGTTTTAA
- a CDS encoding DUF5720 family protein → MSNKGKTIGKLLEEVRQKSGAAKLEGHDIMTLERFDQNTRHMIVFDVLSHESPVGFKGDCMRLFLTDNGYQKAQENQDKGFIKIRNHAKVIAGNLHYDHKDHDL, encoded by the coding sequence ATGAGTAACAAAGGAAAAACCATCGGCAAGTTATTAGAGGAAGTCAGGCAGAAATCAGGGGCCGCTAAATTAGAGGGGCACGACATTATGACATTGGAACGCTTTGACCAGAACACACGACACATGATTGTATTCGATGTATTGAGCCATGAATCCCCTGTGGGTTTCAAGGGTGATTGTATGCGCCTGTTTTTGACCGACAACGGCTACCAGAAAGCACAGGAAAATCAGGATAAAGGATTTATTAAAATCAGAAACCACGCCAAAGTGATTGCCGGCAATCTCCACTATGACCACAAAGACCATGACCTATAA
- a CDS encoding glucoamylase family protein produces MQILLKKINFYINSPFLLVILLILISLFCFVLLMLYYRLSHFGKKVNFSIWSLEEDKPGPSEWEKQMLDLAKSHNQVRLTGYNFVLNDYNQAAYKELNKIRDSISAVSTDMISLIPAARWLFDNFQMLYREIKKVRTSGTNYAVLPVLRGEEYRNFPRIYIVAKKMVALSGGHLSEENISVMLKAYQRKIPLTDKEIWVLPEVLGFCLLEEIIATADEILQMINVKTKAERFLRDKLSDKQRPADLSALLCKLEDNLGLNYSFHAHVIYLLKNMSFDEASIQSYLEYHFTSMGRQVKTSGIFLKEGKIESFLETNIRTLIVSLRDINEVDEEKFFEEYSCLEQILSQDPDGVYQKMDLESRGMYRGVIVKLSLRYRLMEEKIAKDCLGLAVQGREDLHCSHHVGAYLLGKGYPILKAKALGKPIPKSIKKRINVKGFLYFLTLFLIIPALSACLLYAFRTLGGLQDTNRRVMILLAAMPLLMGISIEITNFIFTRRIMAKKIPSLNYLKEIPEEARTFVVMPVIVCSKEQGLEYMNRLQKHYLANRQSNLYFALLLDFEDSSDQFMLKDAVIEGALAARMKELNECYPSEYQRFSLFFRYRKWNQAENCFMGWERKRGKLEEFNNLLNGAGKENTTFSSVYCDQELLTTFRYVITLDADTNLIRDNAAKLVGLIDHPLNKPILDLANQKVEEGYVIIQPSVRNHIVDKNGSRFTKIFGGESGLAHYGTVISDIYQDIFNEGIYTGKGIYDIKAFHKVLQNKVPENRILSHDLFESCYARTAFSSTAKIMDNFPNSVLSFTKREHRWLRGDWQLLPWLFMKKALDGRNLCALSKWKIFDNLRRSLVPLSKTLFILLNLAWMPEAYYLWLPFVFFNDLFSLVILLLAVITQKLIRPKLAFVYKSFLQELAVMLERAFLEFTITPYRAYIASDAIVRTLYRLFISKKNLLRWNTAEAVDASIVDTRKEYFLTMWSAFLPAFALVTILFMGYLSPAGMILTAIIIADWSIAFEIAYRISQPENKLHPRDKAQDSELLLDTARRTWLFFKEFSTKENNWLCPDNYQISTVEKVSDKTSPTNIGLQFLAILSARDLGFETLSSTVEAAENLMDTVRKMLKWKGHLYNWYHIKSLEVLNPAYISTVDSGNFLGHLVVLKNGLLEQIDKPVYPDNFLSELRVALKNSNEEIRLRTGDFGGNRLKTVYQSIGELIEDIADVWESLNERELRPAADYRWTRHLINLIDSTVNEAAALKLKKEKFSSYPVLCHIAAEDNQFANGMIHRIKELCNQIDCILANADFRFLFNEKRMLFHIGYHVSSHTLDDGCYDLMASESALTSLLAISMGQVPLKHWYKLGRPLTMVRGLPCFVSWSGTMFEYLMPNLVFKEYEGSVYEQTSRAAVLQQIKYAEEAGIPWGISESQYYRFDLNSNYQYKAFGVPKIRLQPVRKDSLVVAPYATMLALDIAEEECMKNLKRLKELGAFGVYGFYESIDFNVPNSVELTPYCIVKSYMAHHQGMNLAAINNYLNGGILRERFHAEMMIKASEVLLEEKRQSYLISTARQGYTIIIGKPLFKEDIYSNRYVNSAGVNLPVVNYLSNGKYSLMITSDGDGFSKYEDRMLYRWRSDIYANTGNYIYIKDMKQGKLWSAAYHPTRTEPEDYQVVFCPHQAEFKRRDGDISSNMIVSMDADHDLEIRKVTLTNHGNEDKRLEVTSCLEVVDDTYLAELSHPAFNKLFLESEYLEEQEIFLTKRRRKKEDDHPYVMHMVRTRTKLCKKLEYENDRKRFIGRNNTLENPDSVVNSIAFSNNSGFCNDPIMSLRAQFCIGAGETVSISFITGVCGSKEEAIKIAGELNVSYRIDDILEKFRLQNNLELKYLEISRTQLNAFQDLISPVFYSAGIYRGPDENIRRNFMNQSFLWKFGVSGDNPILLLKVRSIDEERIVKDVLKAYEYLRTNRVMVDLIILIDSKYGYLQEVDALINDMTSSLRIYDSGSEKPSFFTLHSYEMKPAEIDLLYTVARVVFSEKTGIYFTNAKENSHELFEKYQS; encoded by the coding sequence TTGCAGATCTTGTTGAAAAAAATTAATTTCTATATAAATTCACCGTTTCTACTGGTTATTTTACTGATACTAATTTCATTGTTCTGTTTTGTTCTATTAATGCTGTATTACCGGCTTAGCCATTTTGGTAAAAAAGTAAATTTTTCAATTTGGTCCTTGGAAGAAGATAAACCGGGTCCGAGCGAATGGGAAAAGCAGATGCTTGATCTGGCAAAAAGCCACAATCAGGTCAGGCTGACCGGATATAACTTTGTTCTGAATGATTATAATCAGGCCGCCTATAAGGAACTGAATAAAATAAGAGACAGCATTTCTGCCGTATCCACCGATATGATTTCCCTGATTCCGGCAGCGCGCTGGCTCTTTGATAATTTCCAAATGCTGTACCGGGAAATAAAAAAAGTACGTACCTCGGGAACGAATTATGCCGTATTGCCTGTCCTGAGAGGAGAGGAATACCGTAACTTCCCCCGTATTTATATTGTGGCAAAAAAGATGGTGGCTCTTTCCGGCGGACACCTGAGTGAAGAAAATATTTCCGTAATGCTGAAGGCTTATCAGCGGAAGATACCGCTTACGGACAAGGAAATCTGGGTTCTTCCGGAAGTGCTGGGCTTTTGCCTTCTTGAAGAGATCATTGCAACCGCGGATGAAATTCTTCAAATGATTAATGTGAAAACGAAAGCGGAAAGATTTCTCCGGGATAAGCTGTCAGATAAGCAGAGACCGGCCGATCTGTCAGCACTGCTTTGCAAACTAGAGGATAACTTAGGGCTGAACTACTCGTTCCATGCCCATGTAATATACCTGCTAAAAAACATGTCCTTTGATGAGGCTTCCATTCAAAGCTATCTGGAATATCATTTTACTTCCATGGGAAGACAGGTGAAGACCTCCGGCATATTCCTGAAGGAAGGAAAGATTGAATCATTTCTTGAGACAAATATCCGGACTTTAATTGTCAGCCTGAGGGATATCAATGAGGTGGATGAGGAAAAATTCTTTGAGGAATATTCTTGCCTGGAGCAGATTTTATCACAGGACCCGGACGGCGTTTATCAAAAAATGGATTTGGAATCCAGAGGCATGTACCGTGGAGTCATTGTTAAATTATCGCTCCGTTATCGGCTGATGGAAGAAAAGATAGCGAAGGACTGCCTGGGACTGGCGGTTCAGGGAAGAGAGGACTTGCATTGTTCTCATCATGTGGGAGCCTATCTTTTGGGGAAGGGGTATCCGATTCTGAAAGCAAAGGCATTAGGGAAACCGATCCCCAAAAGCATTAAGAAAAGAATAAATGTAAAAGGCTTCCTTTATTTCCTTACCCTGTTCCTTATTATTCCGGCGCTGAGTGCCTGTCTGCTCTATGCTTTCCGAACCCTTGGCGGATTGCAGGATACCAACCGGCGTGTTATGATCCTTCTGGCGGCAATGCCACTGTTGATGGGTATTTCCATAGAGATTACAAATTTTATATTTACCAGAAGAATCATGGCTAAAAAAATTCCTTCTCTGAACTATCTGAAGGAAATACCGGAGGAAGCAAGAACCTTTGTGGTCATGCCGGTTATCGTCTGTTCGAAGGAACAGGGTCTGGAATACATGAACCGTCTTCAAAAACATTATCTGGCAAACCGGCAGTCGAATCTTTACTTTGCATTGCTTCTGGATTTTGAGGATTCTTCGGACCAGTTCATGCTGAAGGACGCGGTGATTGAAGGCGCTCTTGCTGCACGTATGAAGGAACTGAATGAGTGCTATCCGTCGGAGTACCAGCGCTTTTCCCTGTTCTTCCGCTACCGCAAATGGAATCAAGCGGAGAACTGTTTCATGGGCTGGGAGCGTAAGAGAGGAAAGCTGGAAGAGTTTAACAATCTTTTAAATGGGGCAGGAAAGGAGAATACCACCTTTTCCTCCGTTTACTGCGACCAAGAGCTTCTCACCACCTTCCGGTATGTGATTACATTGGATGCGGATACCAATCTGATCCGTGACAATGCCGCGAAACTGGTCGGACTGATTGATCATCCTTTAAATAAACCGATTCTGGATCTCGCCAATCAAAAGGTGGAGGAAGGCTATGTTATCATACAGCCTTCGGTAAGAAATCATATCGTGGATAAGAACGGCAGTAGGTTTACGAAAATCTTCGGAGGAGAATCAGGCCTTGCCCATTACGGAACCGTCATATCAGATATCTATCAGGATATTTTCAACGAAGGAATCTATACCGGAAAAGGCATCTATGATATAAAAGCCTTTCACAAGGTGCTTCAAAATAAGGTACCGGAAAACCGGATTCTCAGTCATGACCTTTTTGAGAGTTGCTATGCACGGACAGCTTTTTCCAGCACAGCCAAGATTATGGACAATTTTCCAAACAGCGTTTTATCCTTTACCAAAAGGGAACACCGATGGCTGCGCGGGGACTGGCAACTGCTGCCCTGGTTGTTTATGAAGAAGGCCCTGGACGGGAGAAACTTGTGCGCATTGTCAAAATGGAAAATCTTTGACAACCTGAGAAGAAGCCTGGTTCCTCTGAGTAAGACTCTGTTTATCTTGTTGAATCTGGCATGGATGCCAGAAGCATATTATCTTTGGTTGCCCTTTGTTTTCTTTAATGATCTGTTTTCCCTGGTGATTCTGCTGCTTGCAGTGATCACTCAGAAGCTGATCCGGCCGAAGCTCGCCTTTGTCTATAAAAGCTTCTTACAGGAACTTGCCGTGATGCTGGAAAGAGCATTCCTGGAGTTTACAATCACTCCCTACCGCGCATATATCGCATCCGATGCAATTGTCAGAACCCTATATCGACTCTTTATCAGCAAAAAAAATCTGCTTCGCTGGAATACGGCGGAAGCAGTGGATGCCTCCATTGTCGATACCAGAAAAGAATATTTTCTTACCATGTGGAGCGCTTTTCTTCCGGCGTTTGCGCTTGTGACGATTTTATTTATGGGATATTTGAGCCCCGCAGGAATGATTTTGACAGCAATCATCATTGCTGACTGGAGTATAGCCTTTGAAATCGCATACCGGATCAGTCAGCCGGAAAACAAGCTTCATCCGAGAGATAAAGCACAGGACAGTGAGCTGCTTCTGGATACCGCGCGCAGAACATGGCTGTTTTTTAAAGAGTTTTCCACGAAGGAAAACAACTGGCTCTGTCCGGATAATTATCAGATTTCAACGGTTGAAAAAGTCAGTGATAAAACATCTCCGACCAATATCGGACTTCAGTTCCTGGCAATCTTGTCAGCCAGGGATTTGGGGTTTGAAACTCTGAGCTCTACGGTTGAAGCCGCGGAAAACCTGATGGATACGGTTCGGAAAATGCTGAAATGGAAAGGGCATCTCTATAATTGGTATCATATTAAATCCCTGGAGGTACTCAATCCTGCCTATATATCAACCGTAGACAGCGGCAATTTTCTGGGACATCTGGTCGTCCTGAAAAACGGCCTTTTAGAGCAGATTGACAAACCGGTTTATCCGGACAATTTTCTGTCCGAGCTTAGGGTCGCGCTTAAGAACAGCAATGAGGAAATTCGGCTGAGAACAGGCGATTTTGGCGGAAACAGGCTCAAGACCGTGTATCAAAGCATAGGGGAACTGATCGAAGATATTGCGGATGTCTGGGAAAGCTTAAACGAGAGGGAGCTTAGACCAGCCGCAGATTACCGCTGGACCAGACATTTGATCAACCTCATTGACAGTACGGTAAATGAGGCTGCGGCCTTAAAACTGAAGAAAGAGAAATTTTCTTCTTATCCTGTGCTTTGCCATATTGCAGCGGAGGATAATCAATTTGCGAACGGTATGATCCATCGGATTAAAGAACTCTGCAATCAAATAGACTGTATTTTAGCAAATGCTGATTTTCGCTTTTTATTTAACGAAAAGAGAATGCTGTTCCATATCGGATATCATGTGTCCTCTCACACGCTGGATGACGGCTGTTACGACCTGATGGCGTCGGAATCGGCACTCACAAGCCTTCTTGCAATATCCATGGGCCAAGTGCCGTTAAAGCATTGGTATAAGCTGGGAAGGCCTCTGACCATGGTCAGAGGCCTTCCGTGTTTCGTATCCTGGAGCGGTACAATGTTTGAATATCTAATGCCGAACCTGGTATTCAAGGAATATGAGGGCTCCGTTTACGAACAGACTTCCAGGGCAGCGGTGCTTCAGCAAATAAAGTATGCAGAGGAGGCAGGGATACCTTGGGGAATATCGGAATCCCAATACTATCGTTTTGACTTAAATTCAAATTACCAGTACAAAGCCTTTGGTGTTCCAAAGATAAGACTCCAGCCGGTCCGTAAGGATTCCCTGGTGGTTGCTCCCTATGCAACGATGCTGGCTCTGGATATCGCAGAAGAAGAATGCATGAAAAATTTGAAGCGGCTGAAGGAATTAGGTGCCTTCGGCGTTTACGGTTTCTATGAGTCGATTGATTTTAACGTACCGAATTCTGTGGAACTAACACCTTATTGTATTGTAAAATCCTATATGGCACACCATCAGGGGATGAATCTGGCCGCCATTAATAATTATCTGAATGGGGGCATCCTTCGGGAGAGATTTCATGCGGAGATGATGATAAAGGCCTCAGAAGTCCTGCTGGAAGAAAAACGCCAGTCCTATTTGATTTCCACTGCCAGACAGGGATATACAATAATAATTGGAAAACCCCTTTTTAAAGAAGATATTTACAGTAATCGATATGTCAACAGTGCCGGCGTGAATTTGCCGGTTGTAAATTATCTGTCAAACGGTAAGTATTCTTTGATGATCACTTCGGATGGCGACGGCTTCAGTAAGTATGAGGACCGGATGCTTTACCGCTGGCGATCGGATATTTACGCGAATACAGGCAATTATATCTATATCAAGGATATGAAGCAGGGTAAGCTTTGGAGCGCCGCTTACCATCCTACAAGAACGGAGCCTGAGGATTATCAGGTGGTTTTTTGCCCGCACCAGGCGGAATTTAAACGCAGGGACGGGGATATTTCATCCAATATGATTGTCAGCATGGATGCGGACCATGATTTAGAGATACGTAAGGTTACACTTACCAATCACGGGAATGAGGATAAGCGGCTGGAAGTAACCAGTTGCTTGGAGGTGGTGGATGATACCTATCTGGCAGAGTTAAGCCATCCTGCGTTTAATAAGCTTTTTCTGGAAAGTGAGTATCTGGAGGAGCAGGAAATCTTCCTTACAAAAAGACGGCGTAAGAAGGAGGACGATCATCCTTACGTGATGCACATGGTGAGAACAAGAACGAAGCTATGCAAGAAATTAGAATATGAAAATGACAGAAAACGATTTATCGGAAGAAACAATACTTTGGAGAATCCGGATTCTGTGGTTAACAGCATTGCTTTTTCCAATAATTCTGGCTTTTGTAATGATCCGATTATGAGCCTGCGGGCACAATTTTGCATAGGAGCAGGGGAAACCGTCAGCATTTCTTTCATTACCGGAGTGTGCGGCAGTAAGGAAGAAGCAATAAAAATAGCAGGAGAATTGAATGTAAGTTACCGAATTGATGATATTCTTGAGAAATTCAGGCTTCAAAATAATTTGGAATTAAAGTATCTGGAGATTTCCAGAACCCAATTGAATGCTTTTCAGGATTTGATCAGCCCGGTCTTCTATTCCGCGGGTATTTACCGGGGGCCGGATGAAAATATACGGCGGAATTTTATGAACCAGAGCTTCTTGTGGAAATTCGGCGTATCAGGCGATAATCCCATTCTGCTATTAAAGGTTCGGTCTATTGACGAGGAAAGAATCGTGAAGGATGTATTAAAGGCTTACGAATATCTGAGAACTAACCGTGTTATGGTGGACCTGATTATCCTGATTGATTCCAAGTATGGTTATCTTCAGGAGGTGGACGCATTAATCAACGATATGACAAGCTCTCTTCGAATTTATGATTCCGGAAGCGAGAAGCCAAGCTTTTTTACACTGCATTCGTATGAGATGAAACCGGCGGAGATTGATTTGCTGTATACGGTAGCGCGGGTTGTATTTTCAGAGAAGACGGGGATTTATTTTACCAATGCAAAGGAAAATTCGCATGAGTTATTTGAGAAATACCAGTCTTAG